In Trichocoleus sp., the DNA window GCTTCAGCAAATAAACCGGATCAACGGCTGCTCTTGCCCAATCAGTGGTGGCTAAGGCGCGTTCTCGGTTCACCAGCATCACTGCCAACCAGGGGCTATAAAGAATCAGCGCTTCTAAAATTGCCATGCCAAACTGAAGCAGGAACCGCAGACGCGCCAGGAGTATCGGCGAAAACCGCCGTTTAACTGCCAGATCAACATCCTTCGCAGCCACTCTCTTTCTTGCCACCTCTCCGCTCATAAGCAGGACATAAACTCCCTGTGCAGCGATCGTCAACACAAAAAAGGGATGCGTGTATAGCCCGATCGCCATGCTCAGCGTATAAAGCCCCCAGTTCCACCAGGTTGGTTTGCGGATCGCTCGCAGCAGCAGCCAGCTACTTCCAATCACAACAGAAGTGAGCAGGCTATATTGACGGTTGGTTTGGGCAAAGAGAATATCGAACGGGGAGATTGCCAAAAATGTCGTCGCCAGGAGAGCCGTAAAAGGGGAGCCAAATAGCTCCATCACCAGGGCATACATCAGCGGCAAACCAAGCAAACTGAGCAACGCAGGCAACACTCTTGAGACTCCGATCGAGCTACCAAATGCCAGCATCCAGAAGCGCGCCAGCAAAAAATAGAGGGGCGGGTGTTGAGGGTCTTCGATCGCCAGAGAATAGATCGTCTCAGCCAGCGTGCTGTTAAACTTTGGCTGCTGATACCACTGCAAATTCGGCGCTGGAATAAACCGATTGCGAAACAGATTTTGATCGATTTCATAGCGCGTAAATCCGGCAGCTCGCATCGAGGTATAGACCTCGTCATGCCAATAGATTTTGCGATCGAGGTTGGCGAACCGCAACCCAATGCCAACAACCAGCACCAAAATTAAGACTCTTCGCAGCCACACCCGGTGTGAACGACTTCTCAACGGCGACACCTCAAGTTGAACGAAAATTGTAAGAATAGATGTCAAGCTTACGCTAATCGATGTCCATGAATTTTAGAACAGAGTGCTGCCAATCAAGCGATCGCCGGATGTAATGTTACGACGGAATGTTTAATTTTGTTACACCAACTGAGGCAGACCCGTGAGAGCCAGAATCGAAAATCAAGTCTTGTTTTTGCAGAGTGATGACCTGCCGCCCTACAAAAAGAAAGGCTCCGTCGTGCGAAACACTTACTTCTGGGCATTGAAAGCGATCGCAGGAAACACTCCTTACAGCGGTGACTGGGAATACGAATCTGAAGTCTGGGTCGCTCTACAGCGCATTCTGATT includes these proteins:
- a CDS encoding glycosyltransferase family 39 protein: MRSRSHRVWLRRVLILVLVVGIGLRFANLDRKIYWHDEVYTSMRAAGFTRYEIDQNLFRNRFIPAPNLQWYQQPKFNSTLAETIYSLAIEDPQHPPLYFLLARFWMLAFGSSIGVSRVLPALLSLLGLPLMYALVMELFGSPFTALLATTFLAISPFDILFAQTNRQYSLLTSVVIGSSWLLLRAIRKPTWWNWGLYTLSMAIGLYTHPFFVLTIAAQGVYVLLMSGEVARKRVAAKDVDLAVKRRFSPILLARLRFLLQFGMAILEALILYSPWLAVMLVNRERALATTDWARAAVDPVYLLKLWTLSFTSLFIDLDFGFDNPVTFLLRLPFLLLLAGAIYVLCRTTPRRAWLFVVLSIAVPFLLLAIPDFMSGGKRSAVSRYLISCYPGIQIAVAYLLGVGLVGKAWHWRRILLQKSQRMNYQIKSWSDRRVWLGVLATVFTASLISGGVSAMAKTWWDKDLSYQNAEVIEIVNKEAQNSSPVLVSDIGDDYTNTGDLISLSYGLQDKVRLYTVERPADLEPLTNEDNVILFRPSNALRTAIKDKGWVLQPFYTKAKLWQVKR